From Blastocatellia bacterium, the proteins below share one genomic window:
- a CDS encoding PrsW family glutamic-type intramembrane protease codes for YRRPEFNEPVDGVVYSAAAALGFAAAENLLYLGRFGTDVFVVRGILSNPGHALFAAFWGLALSRARTLPNVGSRRVATIVSGWLAASLLHGLFDAVLTAGQYGALPEYLVIAIIVALMISIFIYVEIMTVRHVVRSPHRRETMLLSAAALCPSCGAMGIGGHPCPHCGQPIAPVEDDRLCPTCGRRQHAGLTVCADCGASLLASRPPSLPLAFPHLVRPTGDGREEIAFILDQPEITVGKTLDNTFVIDDPTVSKHHARLVWHPAGNFVAIDLNSTNGTYVNGRRVKENLLKDGFEIRFGRARFIYRSPDRPSPLWAAAPRPQPPDPHPGA; via the coding sequence CTATCGGCGACCGGAGTTCAACGAGCCGGTGGACGGCGTCGTCTATAGCGCCGCGGCCGCCCTCGGCTTTGCTGCCGCGGAAAATCTGCTCTATCTGGGCCGATTCGGCACCGATGTGTTTGTGGTGCGCGGTATCTTGTCCAATCCGGGGCACGCGCTGTTTGCCGCTTTCTGGGGACTGGCGCTCAGTCGCGCGCGAACGCTGCCCAATGTGGGGAGCCGGCGCGTGGCCACAATTGTCAGCGGTTGGCTGGCGGCCTCGCTCCTTCACGGATTGTTCGACGCGGTGCTGACGGCGGGACAGTACGGGGCGCTGCCGGAATACCTCGTCATCGCAATCATCGTGGCGCTCATGATCAGCATCTTCATCTACGTCGAAATCATGACCGTGCGCCACGTCGTTCGCTCGCCGCATCGTCGAGAGACGATGCTGCTGAGCGCAGCCGCTCTCTGCCCCTCCTGCGGGGCGATGGGGATCGGAGGACACCCCTGTCCTCACTGTGGTCAGCCGATCGCACCGGTTGAGGATGACCGACTCTGCCCCACCTGTGGCCGACGACAGCACGCCGGACTGACCGTTTGCGCCGACTGCGGGGCGAGCTTATTGGCCTCGCGCCCGCCGTCTCTGCCGCTGGCCTTTCCCCATCTGGTCCGACCCACAGGCGATGGCCGTGAAGAGATCGCCTTCATCCTCGATCAACCGGAGATCACCGTCGGCAAGACGCTCGATAACACCTTCGTCATTGATGATCCCACCGTCTCCAAACATCATGCCCGGCTCGTCTGGCATCCGGCGGGAAATTTCGTCGCCATTGACCTCAACAGTACCAACGGGACCTACGTCAACGGACGCCGGGTGAAGGAGAATTTGTTGAAAGACGGATTCGAGATTCGCTTCGGTCGCGCCCGCTTCATCTATCGCTCGCCGGATCGGCCGTCGCCCCTGTGGGCAGCAGCACCTCGACCGCAGCCCCCCGACCCACACCCAGGAGCCTAG